One genomic region from Spirosoma sp. KCTC 42546 encodes:
- a CDS encoding IPT/TIG domain-containing protein, whose product MLVLALGVFLVVSSCKNDDATPAPVLSITSISPTSAPVGSTVVITGTAFNATPTSNTVTFGTVPATITGATTTSLSVIVPANAGTPVNVSTGGVTVSSTTAFALGNKPVITVASNITASTNWTAGNIYLIQGFVNVTSGATLTIEKGTIIKGAPKEQDPSGQAKGGTLIIQAGAKISAIGTADSPIIFTSSKAAGSRNYGDWGGVVLIGKAPTNQPGATAFEGGIPGTIGTYTDVNDNSGTMQYCRIEFGGISLTNVSNSEINGLTLYGVGAGTTIDHIQVSYSGDDSYEWFGGTVNMKNLIAFRGWDDDWDTDWGYVGKVQYGVSLRDPDVADQSASNGFESDNFNPGAPATAANNGLPLTAPVFANMSNFVTAGTPSNAASAKGSGPYQSGMHLRRNTSISIFNSLLVGYPEGLRLDAQTGTTNTLDNATAGNMQLRGIVLANMTTPVRGAQAITNDQATAFFTTAAFKNQIIASTSLASLLLNSANFTLTAPNFLPQTSSPLLTGAIWDGKGADSFFTKETFIGAFGTTDWTKGWTNWDPQNANYDK is encoded by the coding sequence ATGCTAGTTTTAGCACTGGGCGTATTCCTGGTCGTATCGTCCTGTAAAAACGACGATGCAACACCAGCACCGGTTCTGAGTATCACGAGCATTTCACCAACATCGGCTCCAGTTGGTTCAACCGTAGTGATTACGGGTACAGCGTTCAACGCTACACCAACCAGCAACACAGTAACCTTCGGCACCGTACCGGCTACGATAACAGGGGCTACGACCACTTCGTTAAGCGTTATTGTTCCTGCCAATGCCGGAACGCCAGTCAACGTATCGACGGGTGGTGTAACGGTTAGCAGCACGACTGCGTTTGCACTGGGCAACAAACCCGTTATCACGGTGGCTTCGAACATTACAGCCAGCACCAACTGGACCGCTGGTAATATTTACCTGATCCAGGGCTTTGTAAACGTTACTTCGGGCGCTACGCTGACGATTGAAAAAGGAACCATCATTAAGGGGGCTCCTAAAGAGCAGGACCCAAGCGGTCAGGCAAAAGGTGGCACGCTGATTATTCAGGCTGGTGCTAAAATCAGCGCTATTGGTACGGCTGATTCGCCAATCATCTTTACATCAAGCAAAGCAGCCGGTTCACGTAATTATGGCGACTGGGGTGGGGTTGTTCTGATTGGTAAGGCTCCTACCAACCAACCTGGTGCAACTGCTTTTGAAGGTGGTATTCCAGGTACAATCGGTACCTATACCGACGTTAACGACAACTCAGGTACGATGCAATACTGCCGGATTGAGTTTGGTGGCATTTCATTAACAAACGTGTCTAACAGCGAAATCAACGGCTTAACGCTCTACGGCGTAGGTGCTGGTACAACCATCGACCACATCCAGGTTTCGTACAGTGGTGATGATTCGTACGAGTGGTTTGGCGGTACGGTCAACATGAAAAACCTGATTGCTTTCCGTGGGTGGGATGATGATTGGGACACCGACTGGGGTTATGTAGGTAAAGTACAGTATGGCGTATCGCTACGCGATCCAGACGTAGCTGACCAATCGGCTTCTAATGGTTTTGAATCGGACAATTTCAACCCCGGTGCACCAGCAACAGCAGCGAATAACGGCCTGCCCCTAACGGCGCCTGTATTTGCCAACATGAGCAATTTTGTAACGGCAGGTACGCCATCAAACGCAGCGTCGGCAAAGGGTAGTGGTCCTTATCAGTCCGGTATGCACCTGCGTCGGAATACCTCAATCAGCATCTTCAACTCGCTGTTAGTTGGTTATCCAGAAGGTCTTCGTCTGGACGCTCAGACGGGTACGACCAACACCCTGGACAACGCTACGGCTGGTAATATGCAGTTACGGGGTATTGTTCTGGCAAACATGACCACACCCGTTCGTGGCGCACAGGCTATCACGAACGATCAGGCTACGGCATTCTTTACTACTGCCGCATTCAAAAATCAGATCATTGCTAGCACGAGCCTGGCTTCGTTGCTACTGAACTCAGCAAACTTTACGCTGACAGCGCCTAACTTCCTCCCTCAAACAAGCTCACCTCTTCTAACGGGTGCTATCTGGGATGGCAAAGGTGCTGACTCTTTCTTCACGAAAGAAACGTTCATTGGCGCTTTCGGAACCACCGACTGGACCAAAGGCTGGACCAACTGGGACCCGCAAAACGCGAACTACGACAAATAA
- a CDS encoding YpdA family putative bacillithiol disulfide reductase → MQLFDVVIVGGGPCGLAAGIEATKAGLNHLILEMGSLTESIRQYPRRMRFFSTAENIEIGGLPFSISSVKAGRDEALQYYRKTAAYYHLNFKLFQEVWDVRKEGDVFTITTTTGDRYQARKVIMATGYFTRPRWLNIPGEDLPHVSHYYDEPFKYSFTNVVIIGASNSAVEAALELYRHDVNITIVHRGEDFRSTVKYWLVPDVKNRVKEGKIKTVFDSCVTQIDAHHITVNNLKTGEESQIPADFVFILTGYIPDAALLARCDIELDPLTQVPVFNKETFETNVPGLYVCGTVLAGIYTEKVFIENGREHAQAIIDHIVGREVHKVAELIQRI, encoded by the coding sequence ATGCAACTATTTGATGTCGTCATTGTTGGCGGTGGGCCTTGTGGATTGGCCGCCGGTATTGAAGCAACAAAAGCGGGCCTGAACCATTTGATTCTGGAAATGGGTAGCCTGACCGAGTCCATCCGACAGTACCCGCGCCGGATGCGTTTTTTCTCAACTGCCGAAAATATCGAAATTGGCGGCCTTCCATTTTCAATTTCGTCGGTGAAAGCCGGGCGTGATGAAGCCCTCCAGTATTACCGAAAAACGGCTGCCTACTATCACCTGAATTTTAAACTATTTCAGGAGGTCTGGGATGTTCGGAAAGAGGGCGATGTATTTACGATTACAACAACAACGGGTGATCGCTATCAGGCTCGCAAGGTGATCATGGCCACGGGTTATTTCACACGTCCGCGCTGGCTCAATATTCCGGGCGAAGACCTGCCGCACGTATCGCACTATTACGATGAGCCGTTTAAGTATTCGTTTACGAACGTGGTGATCATCGGTGCATCGAACTCGGCTGTCGAGGCCGCGCTGGAGTTATACCGGCATGATGTGAACATCACCATTGTGCACCGGGGCGAAGATTTCCGGAGTACAGTCAAATATTGGTTGGTTCCCGATGTTAAGAATCGGGTGAAAGAAGGCAAAATAAAAACGGTTTTCGATTCGTGTGTTACCCAGATTGATGCGCACCATATAACGGTCAATAACCTGAAAACAGGCGAAGAAAGTCAAATTCCTGCCGATTTTGTGTTTATCCTGACGGGCTATATTCCCGATGCGGCACTGCTTGCCCGTTGCGACATTGAATTAGATCCGCTGACACAAGTCCCCGTTTTCAATAAAGAAACGTTTGAGACCAATGTGCCGGGGCTTTATGTCTGCGGTACAGTACTGGCCGGAATTTATACTGAGAAAGTATTTATTGAGAATGGACGAGAACACGCCCAGGCCATCATTGACCATATTGTGGGTCGTGAGGTGCATAAAGTAGCAGAGTTAATCCAGCGCATTTGA
- a CDS encoding SdrD B-like domain-containing protein has translation MSTSSAQVKGVVFRDFDLNGIRSDTLPIEVGVGGVTVLVFVDLSKTPISTTTAADGSYSFSSTDVPAGKTVRVEFEGFPTGDYNGPYGTGSGTSVQFVKAPIDNANLGINYPSDYCQRIGINLVTPCYVNGNTQLSVDKDGNPVPDDKLAAHSPALVSFPYNASGVAGSGNFPPSELATAGEVGAIWALAYQRRAKKIFSAAVVKRHMSFGPGGPGGIYITDIVSGTTATFMSVSAVGVDVGDDPHSNPLANLFGDKTQASTDPSSMTAAGRMSFGGMDISEDDRTLYFINLKDRKLYSLFVDSPAVVPTSATAVKSWDIPNPGCSNSDFRPWALKVHHGKIYIGVVCSAETSQLQSDLKATIYQVDPTAAIPVFTEVLSFPLDFRRGPTDVTTDPLHPENSCAKYDHWLPWTDVWPTPCGLGNNPTFVMYPQPLVTDLEFDDDGSMLIGFLDRFGHMAGVANHDPNGNGLYDGFTGGDLLRASKANGAFVLETNGKSGAYTGSGVGNNEGPGGGEFFAKDSWFFIDHIGHAEVTNGALSFIPGYSEVITSAFDPIENVYQAGGLKVFNTKTGVNNRNYVLYSVAPGSFGKASGLGGNKALCDPATVEIGNRVWFDDNRDGIQDAYEPGVDGIVLTLHDMENGGIQIGTQTTHDGGQFYFNNTTVPGGLLYNHKYEVRMDTLQLPALDITLGGTKPVGGKAPAGGRVAARGARQGAATPQRYYTLSPANRSNFTDPDLRDSDAKLVGGSAVIAVTSLGAGQNDFTNDLSIYSCPELVAEKDTIAVCAGISIDSIAADGTYLSRVDSVRFVVFSTPQSGTAMYGSGGVVLGTVKPDANNRAVVYKPTIDTNNNLPTIKDQYVYAIIYPTPENLACRQSSETVIRVTPSLSVTAAGGELNCTVKEVTLTGQALYGDGSPAPKATYSWTGPASFTSSQQNPIVSVAGTYTLTIGNPDCPGTFTLATASVTADTTLPDLQAFGAALPCVNCTATLYAEAPGATLLWTGPNGFTSTEAEPVVSTPGEYTVTATGVKGCKISLTVDLLPSESDDPCLNHVPVCVPIAIKRIK, from the coding sequence ATGTCAACTTCTAGTGCACAGGTAAAAGGCGTTGTTTTTCGCGACTTCGACTTGAATGGTATTCGCTCCGACACACTACCTATTGAAGTAGGGGTAGGGGGAGTAACCGTTTTGGTCTTTGTTGATTTGAGTAAAACGCCGATTTCAACCACAACGGCTGCCGATGGTAGTTATTCATTTAGTAGTACAGATGTTCCCGCCGGTAAAACTGTACGCGTTGAGTTTGAGGGTTTCCCAACCGGCGACTACAATGGTCCTTACGGAACGGGCAGTGGAACAAGTGTGCAATTTGTAAAAGCGCCCATCGACAATGCCAATCTTGGTATAAACTACCCTTCAGACTATTGCCAGCGAATTGGAATCAATCTGGTCACCCCTTGCTATGTCAATGGAAACACACAGCTGTCGGTAGATAAAGATGGAAATCCCGTACCGGATGACAAGCTAGCCGCTCATTCACCTGCTCTGGTTAGCTTTCCGTACAACGCATCTGGCGTGGCTGGATCGGGTAATTTTCCGCCCAGCGAGCTGGCAACAGCTGGCGAAGTGGGTGCCATATGGGCGCTTGCTTACCAGCGACGAGCTAAAAAAATCTTTAGTGCAGCCGTTGTTAAACGGCATATGAGTTTCGGTCCCGGTGGCCCCGGTGGGATTTATATAACCGACATTGTGTCGGGAACAACCGCAACATTTATGTCGGTTAGCGCTGTGGGAGTCGATGTGGGTGATGATCCGCATAGTAACCCACTGGCCAATTTATTTGGTGATAAAACCCAGGCCAGCACCGACCCCAGCTCGATGACCGCTGCCGGGCGGATGAGCTTTGGCGGTATGGATATATCCGAAGACGATAGAACGCTGTATTTTATCAATCTCAAAGACCGTAAGCTGTATAGCCTGTTCGTTGATTCCCCAGCGGTTGTCCCAACGTCGGCTACCGCCGTAAAATCGTGGGATATTCCAAATCCTGGTTGTTCAAACAGCGATTTTCGTCCGTGGGCACTTAAAGTGCATCATGGTAAAATTTACATTGGGGTGGTTTGTTCTGCCGAAACATCGCAACTGCAAAGTGATCTGAAAGCTACTATTTATCAGGTTGACCCAACGGCTGCTATACCGGTGTTTACGGAAGTGCTATCGTTCCCACTTGATTTTCGGCGTGGCCCAACTGATGTGACTACAGATCCACTACATCCTGAAAATAGTTGTGCTAAATACGATCACTGGCTACCCTGGACGGACGTTTGGCCTACACCCTGTGGTTTAGGAAACAATCCTACGTTTGTGATGTATCCTCAACCCCTTGTGACGGATCTGGAATTTGATGATGATGGCTCTATGCTGATTGGATTTCTGGATCGTTTCGGCCACATGGCTGGCGTAGCTAATCACGATCCAAATGGAAATGGGTTGTATGATGGATTCACGGGGGGCGACTTATTACGAGCTTCTAAGGCTAATGGAGCCTTTGTACTGGAAACGAATGGGAAGTCCGGTGCGTATACGGGTAGTGGAGTTGGTAATAACGAAGGGCCTGGAGGAGGGGAATTTTTTGCTAAGGACAGCTGGTTTTTTATTGACCACATAGGGCATGCTGAGGTAACGAACGGCGCCTTATCCTTTATTCCGGGCTACAGCGAAGTGATCACATCGGCTTTCGATCCCATTGAGAATGTGTATCAGGCAGGTGGCCTAAAAGTATTCAATACGAAAACCGGTGTCAATAACCGTAATTATGTTCTGTATAGTGTGGCACCTGGTTCCTTCGGTAAAGCATCAGGTCTTGGCGGTAACAAAGCTCTTTGCGATCCGGCAACGGTTGAAATTGGGAACCGTGTTTGGTTTGATGATAACCGGGATGGTATTCAGGATGCATACGAGCCAGGTGTTGATGGTATTGTACTGACACTGCATGACATGGAAAATGGCGGTATTCAGATTGGGACACAGACAACCCATGATGGTGGCCAGTTTTACTTTAACAACACAACCGTACCGGGAGGGCTTCTGTACAACCATAAGTATGAAGTTCGGATGGATACGCTCCAGTTGCCCGCGTTGGATATAACGCTGGGGGGAACGAAACCAGTAGGTGGCAAAGCACCAGCCGGTGGCCGGGTTGCTGCACGGGGCGCTCGCCAGGGAGCAGCCACTCCACAACGGTATTATACGCTCTCTCCAGCTAATCGCTCTAACTTTACCGATCCCGACCTGCGCGACTCCGATGCCAAACTCGTTGGTGGGTCAGCCGTGATTGCCGTTACATCACTCGGTGCAGGACAAAATGACTTTACGAATGATTTATCCATCTATTCCTGTCCAGAACTGGTTGCCGAAAAAGATACGATTGCTGTATGTGCCGGTATTTCCATAGACTCGATTGCGGCCGATGGTACGTATTTAAGCCGTGTCGATTCGGTTCGGTTCGTTGTGTTTAGCACTCCTCAATCGGGTACAGCCATGTATGGAAGTGGGGGTGTTGTGCTGGGTACCGTTAAGCCCGATGCTAACAACCGAGCTGTCGTATACAAGCCAACAATTGATACAAACAATAACCTGCCAACTATCAAGGACCAATACGTTTACGCGATTATTTACCCAACTCCCGAAAATCTGGCCTGTCGTCAGTCCAGTGAAACGGTCATTCGAGTTACTCCATCGTTATCGGTTACGGCTGCCGGTGGAGAGCTGAACTGTACCGTGAAGGAGGTTACGCTGACTGGACAGGCGCTTTATGGAGATGGTTCCCCAGCACCTAAGGCAACTTATTCCTGGACTGGCCCGGCCAGCTTTACCAGTTCGCAGCAAAACCCAATCGTATCCGTTGCCGGTACTTATACACTAACGATCGGCAATCCAGATTGCCCAGGCACATTCACACTGGCTACTGCCAGCGTAACTGCCGATACAACCTTGCCTGACTTACAGGCGTTTGGTGCTGCACTACCCTGTGTTAATTGTACGGCAACCCTCTATGCCGAGGCACCGGGTGCTACCTTACTCTGGACTGGGCCTAACGGGTTCACCAGTACAGAGGCCGAACCTGTTGTCAGTACTCCAGGCGAATACACGGTTACCGCAACAGGAGTAAAAGGTTGCAAAATATCGCTGACGGTTGATTTGTTGCCAAGTGAGAGTGATGATCCCTGTTTGAATCACGTCCCTGTTTGTGTGCCTATCGCCATTAAGCGAATTAAATAG
- a CDS encoding M12 family metallopeptidase translates to MNYKLSLTTLPAFVITVVSCSQELTEKSQDAIIPTAKITRAEEAFPNQRGVLTTGLLNGEPISYFLVGDQAVFQSDILLLPDNLKQPSELHTQGTGRAKTSLRWPNKIVYYTIDPALPNQARVTDAIAHWEANTPIRFVPRTTQRGYVLFRVGSGCSSNVGYAGSQQYINLASGCTTGNTIHEIGHTVGLWHEQSRVDRDVYVNIHTGNIQTGYEPDFQTYAQRGMDGFDSGGGLDFGSVMLYGSYDFSKNGLPTMTKKDGTTFVGQRAGLSATDIATVASMYP, encoded by the coding sequence ATGAACTATAAACTTTCTCTCACCACTCTCCCCGCTTTCGTTATTACTGTAGTTAGTTGTTCACAGGAGTTAACCGAAAAATCACAGGATGCCATTATTCCGACCGCTAAAATCACTCGCGCTGAAGAGGCATTTCCTAACCAGCGGGGCGTTCTGACAACTGGTCTCCTTAACGGAGAACCCATCAGCTACTTCCTTGTGGGCGATCAGGCTGTCTTCCAGAGCGATATCCTGCTGCTGCCCGATAACCTTAAGCAACCTTCCGAACTCCACACCCAGGGAACCGGACGAGCCAAAACATCACTCCGATGGCCCAACAAAATCGTCTATTACACCATTGACCCGGCACTGCCCAATCAGGCTCGGGTCACCGATGCCATAGCCCACTGGGAAGCCAACACCCCCATTCGCTTTGTTCCCCGTACCACGCAACGCGGCTATGTTTTGTTTCGGGTTGGCTCGGGTTGTTCCTCCAATGTGGGCTATGCCGGGAGTCAGCAGTATATCAATTTAGCCAGTGGCTGCACAACGGGTAATACGATTCATGAGATTGGGCACACGGTGGGGTTGTGGCACGAACAGTCGCGGGTGGATCGGGATGTGTATGTAAACATCCATACGGGCAATATCCAGACCGGTTACGAACCGGATTTTCAGACCTATGCTCAGCGGGGTATGGATGGGTTTGATTCTGGGGGTGGGTTGGATTTTGGGTCGGTCATGCTGTATGGTTCGTATGATTTCTCTAAAAATGGCCTGCCTACGATGACCAAAAAAGACGGCACCACCTTTGTAGGGCAGCGCGCTGGTCTATCTGCAACGGATATCGCCACCGTTGCCTCTATGTACCCATAA
- a CDS encoding TonB-dependent receptor has product MNRNVLLILFSLWGAAVFAQTGTIRGTIKDGKTKESLIGCTVLVSGTQLGVTTDVEGNFTILNVPAATHKVVISYISYKTKEIPNVRVESGNTTAIETELDEEGKSLQEVVVRANKATNTEIAVITEIKQLKPIAVGISAQQIVKSQDRDAAAAIRRVPGVSIVDNRFVLIRGLAARYNSVLINDVITPSTEVDTRSFSFDLVPSNIIDRMIVYKSGSAELPGDFAGGVVKIYTKRRPEQNFLDAGLTLGYRGNTTFQNVQSHSRSGLNWLGLWGKDQQIPTSFPTGLGQFNSLNPLQRAAYAQLLPNSWGIQNQTVNPDIRLAINMGRRFDVGDVRVSNLTSINYASTNQFSNVDFQLYDNGTIANAVAEKYTDANYARQTRLGILHNWSARFSPGFNLEWKTLFNQLSTTETVVRAGQRLQDGFDVMSYSERFENRSILTSQLAGEHTVNQLTKINWIASFGYTGRWEPDWKRVRYQRVTGATGADGQLQPYSIAAPNDPNPIDVGRFYSKLHEYVGSAIVNGEHTFGNPTDREPNRIRFGVYTERKNRDYGARFYGYQSVGNSTTAKASDINTAFSTANVNGQNGFSLLDGTKPLDSYKGINTYLSGYITGDVYFGPKANLTVGFRGEYNDQGIRATRLTTEEQLVSNKVFSPLPSLNFTYKLSDRTNLRLAYSSSLNRPEFRELAPFSYFDFNLLADIRGNTALKTATIQNIDAKWEFYPTQNELISVSGFYKHFTNPIESFLLIQANGLAYTFANANAAQNYGVELEVRKGFQNSSSVFLQNLSVVGNVSLIKSTVNVGDIVRAPDLSGEVREYDIRGIADTERPLAGQSPYLINAGVYYTAPKSGWQGNILYNVFGQRIFAVGNRNNPTIYEMPRNVIDLNLTKQVNNKLELRLGIQDVLNQYVRFAQDFNHDGKIGSDVTSQSADADQVLRKFKRGSYYTLSAIYTFGRRTIIP; this is encoded by the coding sequence ATGAACCGCAACGTACTACTTATCCTATTTTCTCTTTGGGGGGCTGCCGTTTTTGCGCAGACCGGCACCATTCGAGGGACCATTAAAGACGGAAAAACCAAAGAATCGCTCATCGGCTGTACCGTGCTTGTGAGCGGAACCCAACTCGGTGTTACGACCGATGTCGAAGGAAATTTCACCATTCTTAACGTACCAGCGGCCACCCACAAAGTTGTTATCTCCTACATCTCCTACAAAACCAAAGAAATCCCCAACGTTCGGGTTGAATCGGGCAACACGACGGCTATCGAAACCGAACTGGATGAGGAAGGAAAATCGCTTCAGGAGGTAGTTGTTCGCGCCAATAAAGCGACCAACACGGAGATTGCCGTTATCACCGAAATCAAACAATTAAAACCCATTGCCGTTGGTATTTCGGCCCAGCAGATCGTTAAATCGCAGGACCGGGATGCGGCAGCCGCTATTCGCCGGGTACCGGGCGTCAGTATCGTCGATAACCGGTTTGTACTTATTCGGGGTTTGGCAGCACGCTATAATTCGGTGTTGATCAACGACGTGATTACCCCTTCGACCGAAGTCGATACCCGTTCGTTTTCGTTCGATCTGGTACCGAGCAACATCATCGACCGGATGATCGTCTATAAATCGGGTTCCGCCGAACTGCCCGGCGATTTTGCGGGTGGGGTTGTAAAAATCTACACCAAACGCCGACCAGAGCAAAACTTTCTGGATGCTGGCCTGACACTGGGTTACCGGGGAAATACTACGTTTCAGAATGTACAGTCGCACTCCCGAAGTGGTCTCAACTGGCTGGGACTTTGGGGAAAAGATCAGCAAATTCCAACGAGTTTTCCAACAGGCTTAGGGCAATTCAATAGTTTGAATCCGCTACAGCGTGCCGCTTATGCTCAGTTGCTGCCGAATTCATGGGGTATCCAGAACCAGACGGTCAATCCAGATATACGCCTTGCCATCAACATGGGTCGTCGATTCGATGTAGGCGATGTACGCGTTAGCAACCTGACCAGCATTAACTACGCAAGTACGAACCAATTCTCGAACGTTGATTTCCAGTTATACGATAATGGCACCATTGCCAACGCCGTTGCCGAAAAATATACGGATGCCAATTACGCTCGCCAGACTCGTTTAGGCATCCTGCACAACTGGTCGGCACGGTTCTCGCCAGGCTTCAACCTGGAGTGGAAAACGTTGTTCAACCAACTCAGCACCACCGAAACGGTTGTTCGGGCAGGTCAGCGTCTTCAGGATGGCTTCGATGTCATGAGTTATTCTGAACGCTTCGAAAACCGGAGTATTCTGACCTCTCAACTAGCTGGTGAGCATACCGTTAACCAACTGACAAAAATTAACTGGATCGCCAGCTTCGGGTATACGGGTCGTTGGGAGCCTGATTGGAAACGGGTTCGTTATCAGCGGGTAACAGGCGCTACGGGTGCCGATGGACAACTTCAGCCCTACTCGATTGCCGCACCTAATGATCCAAATCCAATCGACGTGGGCCGGTTCTATTCCAAACTGCATGAGTATGTGGGATCAGCAATTGTTAATGGCGAACATACATTTGGTAACCCAACCGACCGGGAGCCTAATCGCATCCGATTCGGGGTGTATACCGAACGCAAAAACCGCGATTACGGTGCTCGTTTCTACGGTTATCAGAGTGTTGGCAACAGCACCACCGCCAAAGCGAGTGATATCAACACCGCATTCAGCACAGCGAATGTAAACGGACAGAATGGCTTCTCACTGCTCGACGGTACCAAGCCGCTAGATTCATACAAAGGGATCAATACCTACCTGTCTGGTTATATTACTGGTGATGTTTACTTCGGACCAAAGGCCAATCTGACGGTTGGTTTCCGTGGCGAGTATAACGACCAGGGCATCCGCGCAACCCGCCTAACGACTGAGGAACAACTGGTATCGAACAAAGTATTTAGTCCGCTACCCTCCCTGAACTTCACCTATAAGTTAAGCGACCGGACCAATTTGCGTTTGGCGTATTCATCGTCGCTCAACCGTCCTGAGTTCCGTGAATTAGCGCCGTTCAGCTACTTCGACTTCAACCTGCTGGCCGACATTCGTGGTAACACGGCTCTAAAAACCGCTACGATTCAGAATATCGACGCGAAGTGGGAATTCTACCCAACTCAAAACGAGCTGATCTCGGTTAGTGGTTTCTACAAGCACTTTACCAATCCAATCGAATCATTCCTGTTGATCCAGGCGAATGGCTTAGCGTACACGTTTGCCAATGCTAACGCAGCCCAGAACTACGGGGTTGAACTGGAAGTGCGCAAAGGGTTTCAGAACTCATCGAGCGTATTCCTCCAGAATCTGTCAGTAGTTGGTAATGTATCGCTGATTAAGAGCACGGTTAATGTCGGTGATATTGTGCGGGCTCCAGACCTGAGTGGTGAAGTTCGTGAATACGACATCCGTGGTATTGCCGATACCGAGCGTCCGCTGGCGGGTCAGTCGCCTTACCTGATTAACGCTGGTGTGTACTATACAGCACCTAAATCGGGCTGGCAAGGCAATATCCTCTACAACGTGTTTGGCCAGCGGATTTTCGCGGTAGGCAACCGGAACAACCCAACCATTTACGAAATGCCCCGGAACGTGATCGACCTGAACCTGACCAAACAAGTCAACAACAAACTCGAACTACGACTGGGTATTCAGGATGTGCTGAACCAGTACGTCCGGTTTGCACAGGATTTCAACCACGATGGTAAAATCGGCAGCGACGTAACCTCGCAATCGGCTGATGCCGACCAGGTTCTTCGCAAGTTCAAACGAGGCAGCTACTACACACTGAGCGCTATATACACATTTGGTCGCCGGACAATCATTCCTTAA